Part of the Aquimarina sp. TRL1 genome, ATTTTCATAAGTGCAGTAATTATAGGGTTAAAAATGTATCTGTATTTATTTGATGTCCAAAATGATGTATGGTGTTGTCAATGAAATATTGGCGTTGTTCTTTTGTAAAAGCAGCAGTTGCATCCAGAAGAACAGTGGTGTTGTACCCTTTATCATGTGCTTCACGCAGTGTGGATTCCACACATACATGGAGTGCATATCCGGCTAAGTATAAATTTTCGATTTTATTATTTCGCAAATACGCATCCAGGTTTGTTCCTGCAAAAGCACTAGCTCCCATTCTTCCTGATATTTCAAACTCTCCTTCTAAGGGGGCGAATTTTGGGTAGAATTTTTCTCCTTCTTCTCCGATAATCCATGTTTGTGCTTTAGGAATAGCAGCTTGCAGTCCTGCTTTTCCTGTACCTCCAAATTCAGGGTATCCTTTGTGTAGTCTAAGTGTGACATGCAGAATATGGATCCCTTTGTTATTTCTAGCGAATTGCAATGCGCTTTCTATTTTTTTTTCGGAGAGTATCAACTGTTCTTCGTCTTCCACAAGTTTCCTTAACTTTCCTGTTGGAGCAAGCCATTCATTTTGACATTCGATTAATAATAAAGCGGTGTTTTTCATAGTACCCATGGGTTTTTAATATGTGAATGATAGATTTTTGTTACAATTTGCCATTGTTTCTCGAATTTTAATAGGGTGATGTAATCTGTAAAGATTAAGGTGTTGTTTCTGTAAAGTTTTAGTTTCACGAAAGCAGCATCCTGTGTAATGTCTATTTGTGCGATTTCTCCTTTGAAATTTCTAAGTCCATTGTTGTGATCCGGACCATTTTTGTATGTTTCAACCATAGTTATCCAGTTTTCTAAAGGAAGCTTTTGAAGTGAGGTGCCTTCTTTATAAAAAATAGCAAAGTCTTTATGATATCCTCTGCGCATTTCTTGAGTTTTCATTGTATTTAATGCTCCGTTTAGGTAACACTCATTAATAAGTAACTTTATTTTTTCTTCTTCCATGCTTGGTTTTTTTTTGGAGCATGCATTTAGTATGATAAAAAGAATAATAAGTAGTGATTGTAGTTTTTGCATAATTATTGTAGTTAATATTCTTTAATTGTAAATAATCTACAATGCAATATTAAATATTTTATTTAAATTAGCGACAATAATTGTAAATAATTTTCAATCTATGGCTAAAAAAGAAGAAGAAGGACTCGCTAGGGCATTTGATTATGAGTTTTTAGAAAAGTTGATTGTAGGGATTGGAGAAGTTGCGAAAATAGCCAACATTCCTACTCGACAATTAAGGTATTGGGAAGAAAAGAATATCATTAAAAGTGTTACAGAAGAAGAGGGGAAGAATAGGCGATATGATTATAAAAACATAAAAAAAATTCTTCTGATAAAAGAATTGATGGATGATGGTTATAGTCTTGATGGAGCGGTGAATAAGGTAGAGAAAAGAATGAAAATGATAGAGGAGTCTTTATCGAAGTTTAAAAAATAAACAGAATCTAATGGGGGGAATGTTTATTTGCTACGACAAATAAACAGTAATATTATTAAAAAAGATAATGAGTTAGTATGAAACCATTGTTAATTCCCCTTTTCTTGTGTGTTTGTATAACTTCTAGTGCTAAAAAATATGATATACAGGACCGTAATGTTATTGATTTTGCAGAGAAAACACTAACAGAGGTTGCTATTGTTGTACCGGTATTAGCGTATAATGAATTTACTTTTTTTAATGGAGATTTTCCTATTAGTAAAGAGTTTTACCTTTTACAAGCTAAGGATATTGTCAGAAAGAAACGAAAAATAGAGGAAATCTGTTTTGCTAATTATGTGATGTTTGAAGGTCAGTATTTTACAAAAACTCCACCGAAAAAAAAGAGTAAATACCGCATGGCTAAAAAAAGATTGCGAGAAATAAGACGACTAAACAGAGCGGTGAATGCTGATCCTGATTTATTGACAGGAAGTAGATTTTGGGACGGGATTATTGAATTTATAGGAGAAGTATTAAGATCTTCTTCAGAAGCATATCCATCTTATTATAAATCCATGTATAGAGATTCTTTTTATGAAGGTGCTCCTGTTCAGTAAAGGTTTTTTTTAGTATTTACAGAAGCGTTATTACACATGGCAAGGAGAAACCGTGTGTAAGAAAATACATTTCTTATTTCTGAGGTAAAGCATTATTTTTGCACCAGAAAAAAAAACTTCATGTATAAAACCCTCGTACGACCAATTCTGTTTCTGTTTGATCCGGAGAAAGTTCACCATTTTACATTTGCTTTTATAAAAATCATTTCCAAGATTCCATTCATGCCTGCATTGTTTAGGAAGATGTATCTGGTAAAGGATAAAAGGTTGGAAAGAGAAGTTTTTGGATTAAAGTTTTCTAATCCGGTGGGATTGGCCGCAGGTTTTGATAAAGAAGCAAAATTATATAATGAGCTGAGTAATTTTGGATTTGGTTTTATCGAAATAGGAACTATTACACCCAAAGCGCAATCAGGAAATCCCAAAACCAGATTATTTCGGTTAAAAGAAGATCAAGGGATTATTAATAGAATGGGCTTTAATAATCAAGGGATAGAAGCTGCAATAAAAAACCTGAAGAAAAGAAATACTAATCTGGTAATAGGAGGAAATATCGGAAAAAATACAGATACTACTCCCGATGATTATACAGCAGATTATGAAGCTTGTTTTAAAGCATTGCATCCATATGTAGATTACTTTGTAGTGAATGTGAGTTGTCCGAATGTAGGGAGTCATGCTAAGCTACAAGATAAAGGATATCTGTTAGAGCTTTTGGGAGGATTGAAAAAGATCAATGCCAAGGAAGCTAGTCCGAAACCTATAGTTCTAAAAATAGCACCAGATCTCAATAACCAGCAATTGGATGAAATTATTGAAGTAGTAAAAGAAACGGGAATTGATGGGGTGATTGCATCAAATACATCAGTGAACAGAACAGGGTTAAAAACTTCTGAAGCCAGATTGAATGCGATAGGAAATGGAGGGCTTAGCGGAAAGCCGATTACGGAAAGAAGTACTCGGGTTATCAAATACCTGTCAGAGCATTCGGATAATGCATTTCCTATTGTTGGGGTGGGAGGGATTCACACCGCAAAAGATGCATTGGATAAATTAGCAGCAGGCGCAACACTTGTACAAGTGTATACAGGTTTTATTTATGAAGGACCTAAGCTTGTCAAAGAGATAAATAAAGCGCTTTTGAAATGATTAAAAATCATTTTTTAGATGAATTATGAAATTTTATACGCCTTCGTTTTTGCGGCGACAATTTTAGCACTGTCTCCTGGTCCAGATAATATCTTTGTTTTGATGCAAAGTATGGTGAATGGAAAAAAATACGGATTAGCAACTGTAGCGGGACTAGTCTCTGGTTGTTTAGTACATACAAGTTTGGTGGCATTTGGAGTGTCTGCGGTTATCAAACAAAGTGAATTGTTGTTTTTTGCAGTAAAATTACTGGGAGCATTGTATCTGTTTTACCTAGCGTATAAGGTTTGGAGAAGTGATGCTGCTATTGATCTTTCAGATGGAGGCGTGCCCAAAAAAAGCCTTGGACAATTGTTTAAACAAGGTTTTTTGATGAATGTACTCAATCCAAAAGTCTCTATTTTTTTTCTGGCATTTTTTCCTGGTTTTTTATTCAGCAATACAATAAGTCATGTTATTCAGTTTTATGTACTGGGATTTCTTTTTATGGCTGTCGCATTTATTGTTTTCGGGTTGATTGCAGTTTTAGCAGGTTTTATCTCAGATTTTATCAGAACCAATAAAAAAGCAACAATTGTTTTAAAATGGGCACAAGTAGTTGTGTTTGCAGGAATCGGAATTTTTATCCTGTTTTCTGGAAAATAATTCTATTTTTATACTCAAAATTCAACATTTTATAGATTCCGACCCCATATGATGGAAGAAAAGGTAAAGCTTATTGAATGTCCCAGAGATGCAATGCAAGGTATTAAAACATTCATTCCCACAGAAAAAAAAGTGCAATACATTCAATCGTTGTTGCAGTGTGGTTTTGATACTATCGACTTTGGGAGCTTTGTGTCCCCCAAGGCGATTCCGCAAATGGTGGATACTGCAGAAGTATTGTCGCGTCTGGATTTATCTGCTACCCAAAGCAAGTTGCTGGCGATTATAGCAAATGTACGGGGAGCCAATGATGCCGTGCAGCATGAGGCGATAAATTATTTAGGGTATCCGTTTTCTATATCAGAGAATTTTCAGATGCGTAATACGCATAAAACAATTGCAGAATCTGTCGATACACTTCAGGAGATTTTAGCTATAGCAGCCCAAAAAAATAAAGAGGTGGTAGCCTATCTTTCTATGGGATTTGGGAACCCCTATGGAGACCCCTGGAATGTGGATATTGTAGGGGAATGGACAGAGAAATTAAGCGCAATGGGGGTGAAAATTTTGTCGCTTTCAGATACCGTAGGAACTTCTACGCCTGATATTATCACGTACTTATATGAGAATCTCATCCCAAAATATCCCGAAATAGAATTTGGAGCACATTTGCATACAACGCCTTCTTCTTGGTTTGAGAAGGTTGATGCAGCTTATAAGGCAGGATGTAGGAGGTTTGATGGTGCAATTCAGGGATTTGGAGGTTGTCCGATGGCAAAAGACGAACTGACAGGGAATATGCCTACAGAAAAAATGCTGTCTTACTTTACAGCTGAAAAAGCAGATGCAAATATCAGGACTATGAGTTTCGAAGCTGCTCATAATGAGGCGACAAAAATATTTTCGGTTTATCATTAAGCCTCTGTTCTGTATTTTACTTATGATGGTTTCGCCATATAGTTTGTAATGTTAATTTAGATTTATTTAACGTAATAGTTTGTTGAGAGTAATTTCTTGAGTATATTTGCTCCCTGTTAATTATTTGTAATAAATCTAAATAAAAAGGGAATGAAAGCACATAACCTATTTAAAATGGCATTTGTATCAGGAGCTATGATCTTGGGATCTTGTTCTTCTGATGATGATAACGGATCTTCAGTACCATCTTTTGATGAGCCGGTAAACTACGTATTTGAACGTGACGGAAAAAGTACAGTGGATTTTGGTGGACAGACTACCAGAATTGCAATGGCAGAAGAAATTATTGACGCTTTTAAAGTGAAAACAACAGAAGAGGCCGCTTTGTTGGCAATGTATGCACACGAAAAAGGAAAAAACGATTTTTCTGACCCTGCGTTAAATGCATCTGATAAAAGTGTAAAAAGTAAAACAGCAGCTTCTACAGATTATTTTGCAGATAATGCACCAGTATCAGCAGAGATTAAAGCAGAATTTGATTCTTGGATTTCAGGGCAGGTAACCGAAGTATTTCCTAATTGGGAAGTAACTGCTGAGGCAGGTAAAGCAGGAGTGATACAAGAAGCAGGTGGTGGAAAAAACCGCTATGTAAATGCAAAAGGTCTTGAATATGATCAGGCATTCGCAAAAAGTTTGATCGGAGGGTTAATGCTTGATCAGGCAATTAACAATTACCTGGGGACAAACGTACTTGATGCGGGTACAAACAAAGAGGATAATGATAATGGAGTAGTAAAAGAAGGTAAGACATATACGAATATGGAGCATAAGTGGGATGAGGCTTATGGATACCTTTATGGAGCATCTGCAGATAAAACAAAACCAAATGAAACTATTGGAGATGCTGATAGCTTCCTTAATAAATATGTAGGGAGAGTAGAAAAAGATACTGATTTTGCAGGGATCGCAGAGACGATTTTTAATGCCTTCAAAAAAGGACGTGCAGCAATCGTAGCGAAGCAATATTCTGTTCGTGATGAGCAAGCGGATATTGTTAAAGAAAACTTATCAAAAGTAATTGGTGTAAGAGCAGTATACTACTTACAACAAGGAAAGAATGGATTAGGTGCTGCTTCTGTGGATTATGGTTCTGTATTCCATGACCTTTCTGAAGGATATGGATTTGTATATAGCTTACAATTCACACAAGATCCTACAACGAATAAGCCTTACTTCTCAAGAGATGAGGTAAAAGGATTATTGAATGATCTAATGGGAGGAACCAATGGATTATGGACAGTAACTCCAGCTACATTGGATAAAATGTCTGAAACAATTGCAGCTAAATTTGGGTTTACTGTTGCGCAGGCAGGAAGTTAATCTATTGGCTTAATTACGTAAAAAATCTTCTTTTCAATGTTTTGAAAAGAATAATATAAAATAAAAGGGGGCTGAATAGGAGTATATTTCAGCCTCTTTTTTTTACATTTGCAAAATCTTATTAAGAATAAATAAGAATAAATATGAAAAAATTAGTAGTATCTGTCTTTGCAATTGCTTTATTAGTAGTCGCTTGTAGCAAAGATGATAACTCAGATGGAGGAGGAAATAGCGACAGTTTTGACAGAAAGGCAATGCTGCAAAATATGGCAGATAATATCATTCTTCCTTCTTACCAGAACTTTAAAACCGCTTTAGGGTCTTTTCAGGAAGCAACTACCACATTTACCACCACTGCTACAAGAGAAAACCTGGTAGCATTGCGATCAAAATGGGTAGATGCATATAAAGCCTGGCAACATGTAAGTATGTTTGAGATCGGAAAAGCAGAAGAGTTAAGGTATAAGGAATTTATGAATATATATCCGACCAATACCACCAATATCAAAAGTAATATTTCGGGAACATATGATCTGACATCAATCTCTCTGCAAGATGAGCAGGGATTTCCAGCATTGGATTATTTGATTAATGGATTAGGAGAATCAGATGCAGATATTTTAGTGTTTTATACGACAGATGGAGAAGCGGCAAATTATAAGAAGTATATGACAGACCTTGTTGCTCGAATGACGACATTAACAGACGAGGTGGTTGGTAGCTGGACAAATGGATACAGAGATACTTTTGTAAACAGTAGTGGGTCTTCTGCTACCAGTTCTCTGGATAAGATGGCTAATGACTATGTATATCATTACGAGAAGAACTTAAGAGCAGGAAAAGTCGGAATTCCAGCAGGTGTTTGGACTGGGACGGCTTCTGATAACAGCGTAGAAGCATTGTACAAAGGGGATTTGTCAAAAGTATTATTGTTAGAAAATCTGACAGCAATGCAAAACTTATTTAATGGAGTTCATTTTGGTAAAACTACAACAGGGGAAAGTTTTAAAACGTATTTGGATTTTCTGAATACACTTAAAAATGAACAAGACTTAAGTAAATTGATTAATAATCAGTTTGATGCTTCCAGAACTGCAATTGATAAACTTGGAGATGATTTTTCTGCACAGGTTAGAAATAATAATGAATCTATGTTGGAAACCTATAGCGTATTGCAAAAAAATGTCCCATTGCTTAAAGTAGACATGTTTTCTGCAATGAGTATTAGAGTGGATTATGTAGACGCAGATGGAGACTAATTAAGATCTTCTTTCTTTTGTAATTGTATATCCTACTAAGGATTGCAACAATAAATGTATTATTAAAATTCATCATCCTGATGAAATACCCCTTAAAAGAATATTTCAAAAAAAATACGGAAGCTGCTTCACTAGCAGTTTTTCGTATTTTTTTTGGAGTAATGATGTTTTTCAGTATTGTACGTTTTTGGAGTTATGGTTGGATTGAAAAACTGTATATAACCCCTACATTCTTTTTCTCTTATTACGGTTTTGATTTTGTAAAACCCTTGGGGGTATATACCTATGGGATATTTGTAATTTGCGGAATAGCTGCTTTGTGTATTGCTTTGGGATACAAGTATAGGATTGCAGCGATTGTATTTTTTCTCAGCTTTACATATATAGAACTAATGGATAAGACTACCTATCTTAATCATTATTACTTTATAAGTTTACTGAGCTTTGTGATGATATTTCTTCCTGCGAATGCATACTATTCTATCGATAGCAAAATAAAAGGAATCTCGTATCAGCAAGTGCCAAAATGGACAGTAGATTCGATAAAACTGATGTTAGGAATTGTCTATTTTTATGCAGGATTGGCTAAGCTGAATTCTGATTGGCTGGTACGTGCAATGCCATTAAAAATTTGGTTGCCTTCTAAATATGATATCCCTGTTATTGGAGGGATGATGGATCAGGAGTGGGTGCATTATCTGTTTAGTTATACAGGGGCTATTTATGACTTGACGATTCCTTTTTTACTTCTATACAAGAAAACAAGAGGAGTTGCATTTTTTATGGTAGTGGTGTTTCATGTACTAACAAGAATCCTGTTCCCTATAGGAATGTTTCCTTATATA contains:
- a CDS encoding hydroxymethylglutaryl-CoA lyase, coding for MEEKVKLIECPRDAMQGIKTFIPTEKKVQYIQSLLQCGFDTIDFGSFVSPKAIPQMVDTAEVLSRLDLSATQSKLLAIIANVRGANDAVQHEAINYLGYPFSISENFQMRNTHKTIAESVDTLQEILAIAAQKNKEVVAYLSMGFGNPYGDPWNVDIVGEWTEKLSAMGVKILSLSDTVGTSTPDIITYLYENLIPKYPEIEFGAHLHTTPSSWFEKVDAAYKAGCRRFDGAIQGFGGCPMAKDELTGNMPTEKMLSYFTAEKADANIRTMSFEAAHNEATKIFSVYH
- a CDS encoding LysE family translocator is translated as MNYEILYAFVFAATILALSPGPDNIFVLMQSMVNGKKYGLATVAGLVSGCLVHTSLVAFGVSAVIKQSELLFFAVKLLGALYLFYLAYKVWRSDAAIDLSDGGVPKKSLGQLFKQGFLMNVLNPKVSIFFLAFFPGFLFSNTISHVIQFYVLGFLFMAVAFIVFGLIAVLAGFISDFIRTNKKATIVLKWAQVVVFAGIGIFILFSGK
- a CDS encoding MerR family transcriptional regulator, with translation MAKKEEEGLARAFDYEFLEKLIVGIGEVAKIANIPTRQLRYWEEKNIIKSVTEEEGKNRRYDYKNIKKILLIKELMDDGYSLDGAVNKVEKRMKMIEESLSKFKK
- a CDS encoding quinone-dependent dihydroorotate dehydrogenase produces the protein MYKTLVRPILFLFDPEKVHHFTFAFIKIISKIPFMPALFRKMYLVKDKRLEREVFGLKFSNPVGLAAGFDKEAKLYNELSNFGFGFIEIGTITPKAQSGNPKTRLFRLKEDQGIINRMGFNNQGIEAAIKNLKKRNTNLVIGGNIGKNTDTTPDDYTADYEACFKALHPYVDYFVVNVSCPNVGSHAKLQDKGYLLELLGGLKKINAKEASPKPIVLKIAPDLNNQQLDEIIEVVKETGIDGVIASNTSVNRTGLKTSEARLNAIGNGGLSGKPITERSTRVIKYLSEHSDNAFPIVGVGGIHTAKDALDKLAAGATLVQVYTGFIYEGPKLVKEINKALLK
- a CDS encoding cysteine hydrolase produces the protein MKNTALLLIECQNEWLAPTGKLRKLVEDEEQLILSEKKIESALQFARNNKGIHILHVTLRLHKGYPEFGGTGKAGLQAAIPKAQTWIIGEEGEKFYPKFAPLEGEFEISGRMGASAFAGTNLDAYLRNNKIENLYLAGYALHVCVESTLREAHDKGYNTTVLLDATAAFTKEQRQYFIDNTIHHFGHQINTDTFLTL
- a CDS encoding HTTM domain-containing protein, whose translation is MKYPLKEYFKKNTEAASLAVFRIFFGVMMFFSIVRFWSYGWIEKLYITPTFFFSYYGFDFVKPLGVYTYGIFVICGIAALCIALGYKYRIAAIVFFLSFTYIELMDKTTYLNHYYFISLLSFVMIFLPANAYYSIDSKIKGISYQQVPKWTVDSIKLMLGIVYFYAGLAKLNSDWLVRAMPLKIWLPSKYDIPVIGGMMDQEWVHYLFSYTGAIYDLTIPFLLLYKKTRGVAFFMVVVFHVLTRILFPIGMFPYIMIVSTLIFFDPSVHHRIIAFISRFFKITSKVANTKKAWVMHPVRSKIITGMFALFFIVQLLFPFRYLLYPGELFWTEEGFRFSWRVMLIEKAGYANFKIVDKKKGTYFYVNNDDFLTTFQQKQMATQSDFILQYAHYLKKHFESQGHQNVGVYVESYVTLNGRLSTTYIDPEVDLGELKESFKHKTWIIPFKDEIKGL
- a CDS encoding imelysin family protein, whose product is MKKLVVSVFAIALLVVACSKDDNSDGGGNSDSFDRKAMLQNMADNIILPSYQNFKTALGSFQEATTTFTTTATRENLVALRSKWVDAYKAWQHVSMFEIGKAEELRYKEFMNIYPTNTTNIKSNISGTYDLTSISLQDEQGFPALDYLINGLGESDADILVFYTTDGEAANYKKYMTDLVARMTTLTDEVVGSWTNGYRDTFVNSSGSSATSSLDKMANDYVYHYEKNLRAGKVGIPAGVWTGTASDNSVEALYKGDLSKVLLLENLTAMQNLFNGVHFGKTTTGESFKTYLDFLNTLKNEQDLSKLINNQFDASRTAIDKLGDDFSAQVRNNNESMLETYSVLQKNVPLLKVDMFSAMSIRVDYVDADGD
- a CDS encoding DUF4856 domain-containing protein, which produces MKAHNLFKMAFVSGAMILGSCSSDDDNGSSVPSFDEPVNYVFERDGKSTVDFGGQTTRIAMAEEIIDAFKVKTTEEAALLAMYAHEKGKNDFSDPALNASDKSVKSKTAASTDYFADNAPVSAEIKAEFDSWISGQVTEVFPNWEVTAEAGKAGVIQEAGGGKNRYVNAKGLEYDQAFAKSLIGGLMLDQAINNYLGTNVLDAGTNKEDNDNGVVKEGKTYTNMEHKWDEAYGYLYGASADKTKPNETIGDADSFLNKYVGRVEKDTDFAGIAETIFNAFKKGRAAIVAKQYSVRDEQADIVKENLSKVIGVRAVYYLQQGKNGLGAASVDYGSVFHDLSEGYGFVYSLQFTQDPTTNKPYFSRDEVKGLLNDLMGGTNGLWTVTPATLDKMSETIAAKFGFTVAQAGS
- a CDS encoding nuclear transport factor 2 family protein: MQKLQSLLIILFIILNACSKKKPSMEEEKIKLLINECYLNGALNTMKTQEMRRGYHKDFAIFYKEGTSLQKLPLENWITMVETYKNGPDHNNGLRNFKGEIAQIDITQDAAFVKLKLYRNNTLIFTDYITLLKFEKQWQIVTKIYHSHIKNPWVL